A window of the Pseudomonas sp. B21_DOA genome harbors these coding sequences:
- a CDS encoding DUF4123 domain-containing protein produces MSDVLNNWIGEQSRLNRVLILALDSLAEPNPVTSLYSAGVMQRSVQLYRRTEFSKFAAISPWLTELQNPGNDAFRKLLDDPKRNWGWIASMDKTDLDSLTQHWIARIVIDEDGDRSLFRFQDNRVLARCLGNMEEIEWPLLLGPISSVLYWDQNQWKSADNSRPGMYPVPNPAPWLRTPESGEQARSILRDNLKRWLLTYHVDTAATLAETRVVSKWLEEQMDLLEAWDWRTPEQREMMLSHRLSPACMTDVAWEPLPGETSQQHFDRCQRVFVDQKAGSAT; encoded by the coding sequence ATGAGCGACGTGCTTAATAACTGGATAGGCGAACAATCCCGTCTCAACCGTGTGCTGATCCTCGCCCTCGACAGCCTCGCCGAACCCAACCCGGTCACCTCGCTTTACAGCGCCGGCGTCATGCAACGCTCGGTACAACTCTACCGACGTACCGAGTTCTCAAAATTCGCCGCTATCAGTCCATGGCTGACCGAATTGCAGAACCCGGGCAACGATGCCTTCCGTAAACTGCTCGATGACCCAAAGCGCAACTGGGGCTGGATCGCCAGCATGGACAAGACTGATCTCGACAGCCTTACTCAGCATTGGATTGCCCGTATTGTCATTGATGAAGACGGCGATCGCTCACTGTTCCGTTTTCAAGACAACCGGGTTCTGGCCCGCTGCCTGGGCAACATGGAGGAAATCGAATGGCCGCTGCTGCTCGGGCCAATCAGCAGCGTGCTGTATTGGGACCAGAACCAATGGAAAAGCGCCGACAACAGTAGGCCTGGAATGTATCCGGTACCGAATCCGGCGCCATGGTTACGCACCCCGGAGTCGGGCGAGCAAGCCAGAAGCATCCTGCGAGACAACCTCAAGCGCTGGTTACTGACCTACCACGTCGATACGGCTGCCACACTGGCCGAAACCCGAGTCGTCAGTAAATGGCTTGAGGAGCAAATGGACCTGCTTGAGGCTTGGGACTGGCGCACACCGGAACAGCGAGAAATGATGCTGAGCCATCGTCTGTCCCCAGCTTGCATGACTGATGTTGCGTGGGAGCCGCTTCCCGGAGAAACGTCCCAACAGCACTTTGACCGGTGCCAACGAGTGTTCGTTGATCAGAAAGCAGGCAGTGCGACTTGA
- a CDS encoding DUF1652 domain-containing protein encodes MFLSALELRNIIESSFLPKRCQCTLSPDLSMSVKVFGDHRTDQADLYVSGIDASRLNSCREINNLVAGLRSDLAQQTNTHQTSARSRAV; translated from the coding sequence ATGTTTTTATCTGCCTTGGAATTACGCAATATCATTGAAAGCAGCTTCCTGCCGAAACGCTGCCAGTGCACGCTGTCACCCGACTTGTCGATGTCCGTCAAAGTGTTTGGCGACCATCGAACCGACCAAGCCGATCTCTACGTCAGTGGCATCGATGCCAGCCGCTTGAACAGCTGCCGTGAAATCAACAACCTGGTCGCAGGACTGCGATCCGATCTCGCACAACAAACCAATACGCATCAAACCAGCGCTCGTTCTCGAGCGGTTTAA
- the eco gene encoding serine protease inhibitor ecotin: MNSLRICAITGLLIANLSTLAHAAKLEDVAPYPKAEAGFTRQVIHLPKQEREENFQVEILAGKTLEVDCNRQRLGGVLDEKNLQGWGYPFYRLEKVIGPMSTMMACPPGSQKKRAFVPVVGDGFMLRYNSKLPVVVYAPSDVEVRYRIWSASDKVGTALQE, translated from the coding sequence ATGAATTCCTTACGCATTTGCGCGATCACTGGGCTGTTAATCGCCAATCTTTCAACCCTCGCCCACGCCGCCAAACTCGAAGATGTCGCGCCGTATCCCAAAGCCGAAGCCGGGTTTACCCGTCAGGTCATCCATCTGCCCAAACAAGAGCGGGAAGAGAATTTCCAGGTTGAAATTCTCGCTGGAAAAACTCTGGAAGTGGATTGCAACCGCCAACGTCTGGGCGGTGTGCTCGATGAAAAGAATCTGCAAGGCTGGGGCTATCCGTTCTATCGCCTGGAAAAGGTCATCGGCCCGATGAGCACGATGATGGCTTGCCCGCCCGGCAGCCAGAAAAAGCGCGCTTTCGTTCCGGTCGTCGGCGACGGCTTCATGTTGCGCTACAACAGCAAGTTGCCAGTCGTGGTGTACGCGCCTTCGGACGTAGAGGTGCGTTATCGCATCTGGTCGGCGTCGGACAAAGTCGGCACCGCCCTGCAGGAATAA
- a CDS encoding DUF2834 domain-containing protein has translation MMSIALPLTALLAFSGYTVSVMLQAEQSLINFGISLMSRPDTAQVVIDLYLMATLAGVWMVKDARSRGRSVWSVVPYLLLTTVFVSVGPLLYLVIRGIQERRNSAAAPSAQPHNFESS, from the coding sequence ATGATGTCCATCGCGCTGCCTCTCACCGCTTTGCTCGCGTTCAGTGGGTACACAGTTTCGGTAATGCTCCAGGCTGAACAGTCACTGATCAACTTCGGCATCAGCCTGATGTCACGACCGGACACCGCGCAGGTAGTCATCGATCTGTACCTGATGGCGACACTGGCCGGTGTATGGATGGTCAAGGACGCCCGGTCTCGGGGACGCTCCGTCTGGTCGGTAGTGCCTTATTTGCTGCTGACCACAGTGTTCGTTTCAGTGGGGCCGCTGTTGTATCTGGTGATTCGCGGAATTCAGGAGCGGCGCAATTCTGCCGCTGCGCCGTCGGCCCAGCCTCACAATTTTGAATCTTCCTGA
- a CDS encoding type VI secretion system tip protein VgrG, translated as MLDANATHITLSIEDANADLQVLSFTGREALNEPFRFDLELVSARPDLKLEELLHKRACLTFGATGEGKIHGQVYRIEQGDSGKTLTRYSISLVPQLAYLQHNHDQQIFQQLTVPKIIAQVLEDRGILSDAYSFQLGAEYPEREYCVQYDESDLHFIQRLCEEEGIHFHFQHSTSGHKLVFGDDQTVFRKLKPVSYQQDSGMAAEKPVIKRFNLRLETRTTRVSRRDYDFEKPKLLPEGSAKSEFAPDLEDYDYPGRFTTRERGKFLSTRALERHRSDYKLAEGKGDEPTLTSGHFLTLAEHPRAEWNDLWLLLEVFHEGKQPQVLGENVTSDVTDNKSDFHQGYRNSFLATPWDAHYRPALEHPKPKVLGSQTAVVTGPPGEEIHCDQYGRIKVQFHWDRDGQSDDKTTCWMRVASGWAGAAYGGIAIPRIGMEVLVTFLEGDPDQPLVTGCLYHKENVVPYDLPANKTRSTFKTLSSPGGKGYNEFRIEDKKGAEQIYIHAQRDWDENIEHDQKIRVGNERHDTVEANVLSEFKVEEHRITHLDRISEMRADDHLTVGVTQHVKVGTGQFVEAGNEIHYYAGQRVVVEGAMELTAKAGGSFVKVDAGGVTISGAEVKVNTGGAPGVGTGIGILEPVIPWAAAKDKAGALLVPAAVQMALAKAARKAGDIRCPICEACREGKCDLGATA; from the coding sequence ATGCTGGACGCCAATGCAACCCACATCACCCTCTCGATCGAAGACGCCAACGCCGACCTGCAAGTCCTCAGCTTCACCGGTCGCGAAGCCCTCAACGAACCGTTCCGTTTCGACCTCGAACTGGTCAGCGCCCGCCCCGACCTGAAGCTCGAAGAGCTGCTGCACAAGCGCGCCTGCCTGACGTTCGGCGCCACCGGCGAAGGCAAGATTCACGGCCAGGTCTATCGCATCGAGCAGGGCGACTCTGGCAAGACCCTGACCCGCTACAGCATCAGCCTGGTGCCGCAACTGGCCTACCTGCAGCACAACCATGATCAGCAGATCTTCCAGCAACTGACGGTGCCGAAAATCATCGCCCAGGTGCTGGAAGATCGCGGCATTCTCTCTGACGCCTACAGCTTCCAGCTCGGCGCCGAGTACCCGGAGCGTGAGTATTGCGTGCAATACGACGAGTCCGACCTGCATTTCATCCAGCGTCTGTGCGAAGAGGAAGGCATTCACTTCCACTTCCAGCACAGCACCAGCGGCCACAAACTGGTATTCGGCGACGACCAGACGGTGTTCCGCAAACTGAAGCCGGTCAGCTACCAGCAGGACTCCGGCATGGCTGCCGAGAAACCGGTGATCAAGCGCTTCAACCTGCGCCTGGAAACCCGCACCACCCGCGTCAGCCGCCGCGACTACGATTTCGAAAAACCCAAGCTGCTACCGGAAGGCTCAGCCAAATCCGAGTTCGCCCCGGATCTGGAAGACTACGATTACCCCGGCCGTTTCACCACCCGCGAGCGCGGCAAGTTCCTCTCGACCCGCGCCCTCGAACGCCATCGCAGCGATTACAAACTTGCCGAAGGCAAAGGTGATGAACCGACGCTGACCAGCGGCCATTTCCTCACGCTCGCCGAACATCCGCGCGCCGAGTGGAACGACCTCTGGCTGCTGCTGGAAGTCTTCCACGAAGGCAAACAACCGCAAGTGCTCGGTGAAAACGTCACCAGCGACGTCACCGACAACAAGAGCGATTTCCACCAGGGCTACCGCAACAGCTTCCTCGCTACCCCATGGGACGCGCACTACCGCCCTGCCCTCGAACACCCGAAACCGAAAGTCCTCGGCAGCCAGACCGCCGTCGTCACCGGCCCGCCCGGCGAAGAAATCCACTGCGATCAATACGGCCGCATCAAAGTGCAATTCCACTGGGACCGCGACGGCCAGTCCGACGATAAAACCACCTGCTGGATGCGCGTCGCCAGCGGCTGGGCCGGCGCAGCTTACGGCGGCATTGCCATCCCGCGCATCGGCATGGAAGTCCTCGTCACCTTCCTCGAAGGCGACCCCGACCAGCCCCTCGTCACCGGCTGCCTGTACCACAAGGAAAACGTCGTCCCTTACGACCTGCCCGCCAACAAGACCCGCAGCACCTTCAAAACCCTCAGCTCCCCGGGCGGCAAGGGCTACAACGAATTCCGCATCGAAGACAAGAAAGGCGCCGAACAGATCTACATCCACGCCCAGCGCGACTGGGACGAAAACATCGAACACGACCAGAAAATCCGCGTCGGCAACGAACGGCATGACACCGTCGAAGCCAATGTGCTTAGCGAATTCAAGGTCGAAGAACACCGCATCACCCATCTGGACCGCATCAGTGAGATGCGCGCGGATGATCACCTGACGGTGGGTGTGACGCAGCATGTGAAGGTGGGGACTGGGCAGTTTGTTGAGGCTGGCAACGAAATACATTACTACGCCGGCCAGAGAGTCGTGGTCGAAGGCGCCATGGAACTGACCGCCAAGGCTGGCGGCAGCTTCGTCAAGGTCGATGCGGGTGGCGTGACCATCAGCGGCGCCGAGGTAAAGGTCAATACCGGAGGCGCGCCGGGCGTGGGGACCGGCATCGGAATTCTGGAACCCGTCATTCCATGGGCCGCTGCGAAAGACAAGGCAGGTGCCCTGCTCGTACCGGCAGCAGTGCAAATGGCCTTGGCCAAGGCTGCTCGCAAAGCAGGTGACATCCGTTGCCCGATCTGTGAAGCCTGCCGCGAAGGCAAATGCGATCTGGGAGCCACAGCATGA
- a CDS encoding DUF2790 domain-containing protein, which translates to MNIRPFLLTATLACSSYAALAQANDTSATSNQAPYQYGMPLHVAKVLSLTEPPTLECKVITADMKYIDNTGKPAQISYRKLSDACSRQN; encoded by the coding sequence ATGAACATTCGTCCCTTCCTGCTCACCGCCACCCTCGCCTGCAGCTCATACGCCGCACTGGCCCAAGCCAACGACACCTCCGCCACATCGAATCAAGCACCCTACCAATACGGCATGCCACTCCACGTGGCGAAGGTGCTCTCGCTAACCGAGCCGCCGACCCTGGAATGCAAAGTCATCACCGCCGACATGAAATACATCGATAACACCGGCAAGCCCGCACAAATCAGCTACAGGAAATTATCTGACGCATGCAGTCGGCAGAACTGA
- a CDS encoding response regulator transcription factor, producing MPNILLVEDDTALAELISSYLERNGYSVSVIGRGDHVRERARISPPDLVILDLMLPGLDGLQVCRLLRADSATLPILMLTARDDSHDQVLGLEMGADDYVTKPCEPRVLLARVRTLLRRSSLGEPLAANDRIVMGNLCIDLSERTVTWRDQAVELSSGEYNLLVVLARHAGEVLSRDQILQRLRGIEFNGTDRSVDVAISKLRRKFDDHAGEARKIKTVWGKGYLFSRSEWEC from the coding sequence ATGCCCAACATCCTCCTGGTCGAAGACGACACCGCCCTCGCCGAACTGATTTCCAGCTACCTGGAGCGCAACGGTTATTCCGTCAGTGTCATTGGCCGTGGCGACCATGTGCGCGAACGGGCGCGGATCAGTCCGCCGGACCTGGTGATCCTCGATCTGATGCTGCCGGGCCTCGACGGCTTGCAGGTGTGCCGCTTGCTGCGCGCCGATTCAGCGACCCTGCCAATCCTTATGCTGACGGCCCGCGATGACAGTCATGATCAGGTACTGGGCCTGGAAATGGGCGCTGACGACTACGTCACCAAACCCTGCGAGCCGCGGGTGTTACTGGCGCGGGTGCGCACGCTGTTGCGGCGCAGCAGTCTCGGCGAACCACTGGCGGCAAATGACCGGATCGTCATGGGTAATCTGTGTATCGATCTGTCCGAACGCACCGTGACCTGGCGTGATCAAGCGGTTGAGCTGTCCAGCGGTGAATACAATTTGTTGGTGGTGCTGGCCCGGCACGCCGGCGAAGTGCTGAGTCGCGATCAGATTCTGCAGCGGCTGCGCGGCATCGAGTTCAATGGCACTGACCGCTCGGTGGACGTGGCGATCTCCAAGCTGCGGCGCAAATTCGATGATCACGCCGGCGAGGCGCGCAAGATCAAGACCGTATGGGGCAAGGGCTATCTGTTCAGCCGGTCCGAGTGGGAATGCTGA
- a CDS encoding two-component sensor histidine kinase produces MFRILFRLYLVTIVSYSAAIYLVPDLVVMVFRDRFVTYNLEFSRGLQSLITKQFHAAPQEQWPAIAASMDKEFQPLHIVLTPIDDPVFTPIEQERLHQGENVVRIGDWGWRTLAVTPLDADMAVRMVVPPDPVDVDLLYWSINVLIGAMLLGCLLLWLRPHWRDLERLKGTAERFGKGHLSERTKIAPSSNIGSLANVFDTMAGDIENLLNQQRDLLNAVSHELRTPLTRLDFGLALALSEDLPAASRERLQSLVAHIRELDELVLELLSYSRLQNPAQSPERIEVSLDEFIDSILGSVDEELESPDIVIDVLLHGQLERFALDPRLTARAIQNLLRNAMRYCEKRIQIGVQVIAGGCEIWVDDDGIGIPDDERERIFEPFYRLDRSRDRATGGFGLGLAISRRALEAQGGTLTVESSPLGGARFRLWLPAAA; encoded by the coding sequence ATGTTTCGTATTCTGTTTCGTCTGTATCTGGTGACGATCGTCTCCTATAGCGCGGCGATCTATCTCGTGCCGGATCTGGTGGTGATGGTCTTTCGCGATCGATTCGTCACCTACAACCTGGAGTTTTCCCGCGGTCTGCAGTCGCTGATCACCAAGCAGTTTCATGCCGCGCCGCAAGAGCAATGGCCGGCGATTGCTGCCTCGATGGACAAGGAATTCCAGCCGCTGCACATCGTCCTGACGCCAATCGACGACCCGGTGTTCACGCCCATCGAGCAGGAACGTCTGCACCAGGGTGAGAACGTCGTGCGCATCGGCGACTGGGGTTGGCGAACGCTGGCGGTGACTCCGCTGGATGCGGATATGGCAGTGCGTATGGTCGTGCCGCCGGATCCGGTCGATGTCGACCTGTTGTACTGGAGCATCAACGTGTTGATCGGCGCCATGTTGCTCGGCTGCCTGCTGCTATGGCTGCGCCCGCACTGGCGCGATCTGGAACGCCTGAAAGGCACTGCGGAACGCTTCGGCAAAGGACATTTGAGCGAGCGGACCAAAATCGCGCCGAGTTCGAACATCGGCAGCCTCGCCAACGTGTTCGACACCATGGCCGGCGATATCGAAAACCTGCTCAATCAACAGCGCGATCTGCTCAATGCCGTTTCCCACGAACTGCGTACACCGCTGACACGTCTGGATTTTGGCTTGGCGCTGGCGTTGTCCGAAGACTTGCCGGCCGCCAGCCGCGAGCGTTTGCAGAGCCTGGTTGCGCACATCCGTGAACTGGATGAACTGGTACTGGAATTGCTCTCCTACAGCCGCTTACAGAATCCGGCGCAATCGCCTGAGCGCATCGAGGTGTCGCTCGACGAGTTCATCGACAGCATTCTCGGCAGTGTCGATGAGGAACTGGAATCGCCGGACATCGTGATTGACGTGCTCTTGCACGGTCAGCTCGAACGCTTCGCGCTGGACCCGCGCCTGACCGCTCGGGCCATCCAGAACCTGTTGCGCAATGCCATGCGCTATTGCGAAAAACGCATTCAGATTGGCGTACAGGTGATTGCCGGCGGATGTGAGATCTGGGTTGACGACGATGGCATTGGCATTCCCGACGATGAGCGCGAGCGGATCTTTGAACCGTTCTATCGGCTCGACCGCAGCCGTGATCGCGCCACCGGCGGATTCGGCCTCGGTCTGGCGATCAGCCGCCGAGCGCTCGAAGCACAGGGCGGCACGCTGACCGTCGAGAGTTCGCCGCTGGGTGGGGCGCGATTCAGGCTGTGGTTGCCGGCCGCGGCCTGA
- a CDS encoding lipase family protein has protein sequence MQNQEKSLLSDQSRTCPLRGGWISFRLVDEFGDAKPYAGLSYVLTDSEGTKYQGNLDGEAFARLTGTYSGPLILTLSSAYAGAEKFYVDMSERIDYPLPITELQVAAEKTLRRPVGSTSKTGAYRASAEKGEYHKVEVRDFVEFNKHLPPAADLTNPLPTGCAKLARDFAGDKVPSFGIGLLPEKHYVLEVRALRAFRPLLSLAPKFSALNLYQLSLLATLSYGDFGQKPEKLEATLPKDFVFTYPTRGSVGHVLNTCLACFEEPTKYADSKNPSFPLVEDVPYSKRLEIVPFDPGLYPQNDPNAGAGIETPSSVHFFSDARQGPSDWKNTDTQAFATHDDRMILIAVRGTAENWDKWRDIDAQQVPIEGGTGKAHQGFYESFMALKPFIDNYIRRFRTNQKIIVCGHSLGGAIALLLSDWLHREITSDVILYTFGSPVLATKNSSSRQKGWFITESLTRMTLYPAFQRDGWIQKNQFGLPVSLQQSPGF, from the coding sequence ATGCAGAACCAAGAAAAATCATTGCTATCTGACCAAAGCCGAACTTGCCCATTACGCGGGGGCTGGATCAGCTTTCGCTTAGTAGACGAGTTTGGAGATGCCAAGCCCTATGCAGGTCTGAGTTACGTGTTAACGGACTCGGAAGGTACTAAATACCAAGGCAACTTGGACGGAGAAGCTTTTGCACGATTAACGGGAACCTATAGCGGCCCGCTTATACTGACGCTATCCTCCGCTTACGCGGGAGCGGAAAAGTTCTATGTCGATATGTCTGAGCGAATCGACTATCCGTTGCCGATAACAGAGCTTCAAGTAGCCGCTGAAAAAACTCTTCGTCGCCCTGTCGGCAGCACCAGCAAGACGGGCGCTTACCGGGCCTCAGCCGAAAAAGGCGAATATCACAAGGTTGAAGTTCGCGATTTCGTTGAGTTCAACAAACACTTGCCACCTGCGGCAGACCTTACAAACCCTCTACCGACAGGTTGCGCCAAACTCGCCCGAGATTTTGCCGGAGACAAGGTCCCGAGCTTTGGTATAGGTCTGCTTCCAGAGAAACATTACGTTCTCGAAGTACGCGCCTTACGTGCATTCAGACCGCTTTTATCATTAGCTCCCAAATTCAGCGCCTTGAACCTTTATCAGTTGTCGCTCCTGGCCACATTGAGCTACGGCGATTTCGGGCAAAAGCCGGAAAAGCTGGAAGCGACGCTGCCGAAGGATTTTGTTTTCACATATCCCACTCGGGGCAGCGTTGGACATGTGCTGAACACCTGCCTGGCCTGCTTCGAAGAACCAACGAAATATGCGGACTCTAAAAACCCTTCGTTCCCGCTGGTTGAAGATGTGCCCTACTCCAAGCGCCTTGAGATAGTCCCTTTTGACCCGGGTCTTTACCCGCAAAACGACCCCAATGCCGGAGCAGGAATAGAAACACCGTCGAGCGTGCACTTTTTCAGTGATGCGAGGCAGGGTCCATCCGATTGGAAAAACACCGATACGCAAGCCTTTGCCACACACGATGACCGGATGATTCTAATCGCAGTGAGAGGCACGGCTGAAAATTGGGACAAATGGCGAGACATTGATGCTCAGCAAGTCCCGATTGAAGGAGGAACTGGAAAGGCACACCAAGGTTTTTATGAGTCCTTCATGGCGCTAAAACCATTCATTGATAACTATATTCGCCGTTTCCGCACTAACCAAAAAATCATCGTCTGCGGCCACAGCCTCGGCGGCGCTATTGCCCTGTTGCTCTCTGATTGGCTGCACCGCGAAATAACCAGTGACGTCATTCTCTATACCTTCGGCTCCCCCGTGCTGGCGACAAAGAATTCGTCGAGTCGGCAAAAGGGCTGGTTCATCACCGAATCGTTAACCAGAATGACCCTGTACCCAGCGTTCCAGCGGGATGGATGGATACAAAAAAACCAATTTGGATTACCGGTCTCGCTGCAACAGTCTCCGGGGTTCTAA